One genomic segment of Desulfocapsa sulfexigens DSM 10523 includes these proteins:
- a CDS encoding ABC transporter ATP-binding protein — MNREISIDAHELTKTYYLYDRPIDRVKETFHPWRKIYHRPFDAVKGLSFTIHKGESFGIIGRNGSGKSTLLQMICGILQPTSGYVTVNGRVAALLELGAGFNPEFSGRENVYLNGAILGFSTAEIDDLYDEIVGFADIGDFVDQPVKTYSSGMYVRLAFAVQACVEPEILVVDEALSVGDVFFQQKCLGRMRQLRENGTTLLFVSHDMGIVRELCESSVYLHKGRLAYCGPSHKAVQKYYNMDHRQVSGSSGSENGGAPVASSLTGNEIWKQDISQSQDGADAEILSVSMEDKDGFPSMKATIGEQISFTLYYRVNKSGPIHASVSIKNRFDNLISCNGTYINNLEPQTLAEGAVGKIVFKVQCDMEAGPYTLHFSLSSPGDRPNRAATVDETPWLGPLSIEWDYENHKAPFLGMFNLPVFCSFGEDTK, encoded by the coding sequence ATGAATAGAGAAATTTCAATTGATGCCCATGAACTGACGAAGACCTATTATCTGTATGACCGGCCTATTGATCGTGTAAAGGAGACCTTTCATCCCTGGCGTAAGATTTATCATCGTCCTTTTGATGCCGTTAAAGGGTTGAGTTTTACTATTCACAAGGGTGAGTCGTTTGGTATAATTGGTCGCAATGGCAGTGGAAAATCCACATTGTTGCAGATGATATGCGGAATTCTTCAGCCCACAAGCGGTTACGTAACTGTTAATGGCAGGGTTGCTGCTTTACTGGAATTAGGAGCAGGATTTAATCCTGAGTTTTCGGGACGTGAAAATGTTTATTTAAATGGCGCCATTTTAGGGTTTTCCACAGCAGAAATTGACGATCTCTATGATGAAATTGTTGGTTTTGCTGATATAGGAGATTTTGTTGACCAGCCCGTGAAAACCTATTCCAGCGGAATGTATGTCCGTTTGGCCTTTGCTGTGCAGGCATGCGTTGAGCCGGAGATTCTTGTTGTCGACGAAGCCCTGAGTGTGGGGGATGTTTTCTTTCAGCAAAAATGCCTTGGCAGGATGCGACAGCTCAGGGAGAACGGTACCACACTGCTTTTTGTCTCCCATGACATGGGCATTGTCCGTGAGCTTTGTGAAAGTTCCGTTTATCTGCATAAGGGGCGGCTTGCGTACTGTGGGCCCAGCCATAAGGCAGTGCAGAAGTATTATAATATGGATCACCGTCAGGTCTCTGGTTCTTCAGGAAGTGAAAATGGTGGCGCACCTGTCGCCTCTTCACTCACGGGGAATGAAATATGGAAACAGGACATATCTCAATCTCAGGATGGTGCTGATGCGGAAATACTTTCAGTGAGCATGGAGGATAAAGATGGCTTTCCATCCATGAAGGCAACCATTGGTGAACAGATCTCATTTACATTGTACTATCGGGTAAATAAAAGTGGCCCTATTCATGCTTCGGTTTCTATTAAAAACAGGTTTGACAACCTGATCAGCTGTAACGGAACCTATATCAACAATCTTGAACCACAGACTTTAGCCGAAGGAGCTGTAGGGAAAATTGTTTTTAAAGTTCAATGTGACATGGAGGCTGGCCCTTATACTCTCCATTTTAGCTTGTCTTCCCCAGGGGATCGCCCTAACAGGGCCGCAACAGTTGATGAAACCCCATGGCTTGGTCCTCTTTCCATAGAGTGGGATTATGAGAATCATAAGGCTCCTTTTCTGGGGATGTTCAACCTGCCTGTTTTCTGCTCATTTGGCGAGGATACGAAGTAA
- a CDS encoding glycosyltransferase family 2 protein, with translation MDSAIRAFKLNLEKLNWLPGISYLRSKAFLTPRLGKLHLYSPRPLYIPDFYRQTPANHENCLSISIVTPSFKSGCYIEDTIKSILKQMYPGLEYIIQDGGSDDETVSIIKKYEKNLKAWESKPDKGQSHAINLGFDKTKGDVMAWLNADDLLLPGTLDYVNNYFQKHPQVDVVYGHRVLIDSENNEIGRWILPPHCHHTITWHDFIPQETLFWRRSIWEKAGGRIADEMQFAMDWEFILRLRDVGATFARLPRFTGAFRVHPDMKSIKDVDITGVREMDMLRKRYRDPYVSDDQLEHYIRSYLRRHLLLDRLYKIKVLRY, from the coding sequence ATGGACAGTGCTATCCGCGCCTTTAAATTGAATCTGGAAAAACTAAACTGGTTACCAGGAATTTCCTATCTGCGATCAAAAGCATTCTTGACTCCCAGACTGGGTAAGCTTCATCTCTATTCCCCGCGTCCTCTCTACATACCAGATTTTTATCGGCAGACTCCTGCGAACCATGAGAACTGTCTTTCCATTTCAATTGTTACCCCTTCCTTTAAAAGTGGCTGTTATATCGAAGACACCATAAAAAGCATCTTGAAACAGATGTATCCCGGGTTGGAATATATCATTCAGGATGGTGGTTCGGATGATGAAACAGTTTCAATTATAAAAAAATATGAAAAAAATTTGAAGGCATGGGAATCCAAGCCAGATAAAGGACAGTCACATGCAATAAATCTCGGTTTTGATAAGACAAAAGGCGATGTCATGGCCTGGCTCAACGCTGATGATCTGTTGTTGCCCGGTACTCTGGATTATGTGAATAATTATTTTCAAAAGCATCCCCAAGTTGATGTTGTCTATGGGCACCGGGTACTCATCGATTCAGAGAACAATGAGATTGGTCGCTGGATCCTTCCTCCCCATTGTCATCATACCATTACCTGGCATGATTTTATTCCTCAGGAGACCCTGTTTTGGCGGAGAAGTATCTGGGAAAAGGCAGGTGGACGAATTGCAGATGAAATGCAATTTGCTATGGACTGGGAATTTATTCTGAGACTCAGAGATGTCGGAGCGACCTTTGCCCGTTTGCCCAGATTTACAGGTGCCTTTCGTGTTCATCCAGACATGAAAAGCATTAAAGACGTCGACATAACAGGCGTGCGTGAAATGGATATGCTGAGAAAACGATACCGGGATCCTTATGTTAGTGATGACCAGCTTGAGCATTACATTCGATCCTACCTGCGTAGGCATCTGCTTCTTGATAGATTGTACAAAATTAAAGTTCTCCGGTATTGA
- a CDS encoding ArnT family glycosyltransferase translates to MNKIHLSPKVFAGFSLLLFCLVWLFVAPFFQKAQLSVSLETESDELIQVFWNTNNVFGNERGYFEEQSAVRRLRAGRTEYKFTLPSLKGIESLRIDPATTATSFTLYSISISQAGFDPIVIETEETAKDQLELHGTGFKAISGNGIGFGSFTEDPQLILKIRPVFSYFKYVVDKKNEYSAFVSQRMDLLGLDWSGFFFLGIDILLLLSISATILTLLGLREKNSTEVCVLLGLTGLGVIVLSVTFLGMAYLLNWKNILFGHLGLWGLIHIAVARGSDQMFFTAAVRNFKQIYGGILLSVRKTLFPAEWKRVSLSSAILLVLIVFLLVYYIIPAAFTLPLNFDSNDYRLSRIGYWLQEANIWQFPSNDIREIIMPVNCDLAMLWITSFFKKGYPLVHLMSYFGGFLVCCSVYAICRALDFSKNYSLIAVLIWLGIPNSASQMLTSQTDLFTTGCLMAGLYCFYQAIRHKKYSYYVYAGIGIGLSVGAKSTVFLWGPGLLFLCLAIIAGRLKVLQWKVFGKGILLLVACTVLSGGFVYGQNAIRFHNFLGPSEVVESIDVSRDPVVKKAGVGQKRHTMSKVSFVYLKAQSYLWQIFEPSSNLTVIRPLTDKAFDLLEQSIYKTNKTLKASFVSMFRAAASWLRSSQLSEDYVSFGFVAFSLLLLGGSLALFRSFLVRDTQSIAVTIIFISILLYMMFFCWIVGWTVHRYRYAVLVTPFIAITVVYFLSTCSATNIKSLRYFTVTLTCAVVLYQVMMALNVASNSRSHGWFAFRFPHKVHSYVFYWRDARHLTDKLPEKVHRLGLVLAKGAWKSMFYRTGRNISSYTIPVQGDIHASHTFLESRNVDALIARNLSSISVEDSFNLLPSLTNTYQALIPVKKNAERSAWIIPNGSWSDGWVKLRGAVRVGNWKSNILSLEICNPAPVDEKILFRSSVKEYEILVTRNSECEKVDISVNANDYISWHVDPGYHPWKNPGTREVRSLGVKIKFPKPE, encoded by the coding sequence ATGAATAAAATTCATCTCTCTCCAAAAGTATTTGCAGGATTTTCTCTTCTGTTATTCTGTCTTGTGTGGCTGTTTGTTGCGCCTTTCTTTCAAAAAGCTCAATTAAGCGTAAGTCTTGAAACGGAAAGCGATGAATTGATCCAGGTTTTTTGGAATACGAATAATGTTTTTGGCAATGAGCGTGGGTATTTTGAAGAGCAATCTGCCGTAAGACGGTTAAGGGCAGGACGTACAGAATACAAATTTACCTTGCCTAGTCTTAAGGGTATTGAATCACTACGCATTGATCCAGCAACTACAGCCACTTCGTTTACCCTCTATTCCATTAGCATTTCTCAAGCCGGTTTTGATCCCATTGTTATTGAGACGGAGGAGACAGCAAAGGACCAGTTGGAACTTCATGGCACAGGGTTTAAAGCAATATCCGGGAATGGTATTGGTTTTGGATCTTTTACTGAAGACCCTCAACTCATACTCAAGATACGGCCCGTCTTTAGCTATTTTAAATATGTTGTCGATAAAAAGAATGAATACTCAGCCTTTGTATCTCAACGAATGGATCTTTTAGGCCTGGATTGGTCTGGCTTCTTTTTCCTTGGTATCGATATTTTACTTCTTCTGAGTATCAGTGCCACTATACTCACTCTTTTGGGATTAAGAGAAAAAAACAGTACAGAAGTTTGTGTTCTTCTAGGGTTAACAGGACTTGGGGTAATCGTTCTTTCTGTGACTTTTTTAGGGATGGCCTATCTGCTTAACTGGAAAAATATACTGTTTGGACATTTAGGATTGTGGGGATTGATTCACATTGCCGTCGCAAGGGGTTCTGACCAGATGTTTTTCACTGCGGCAGTAAGGAATTTTAAGCAGATTTATGGAGGAATTCTCCTTTCGGTACGAAAAACCCTCTTTCCTGCTGAATGGAAAAGAGTTTCTCTCAGCAGTGCAATACTTTTGGTTCTGATCGTATTTTTGTTGGTGTATTATATTATCCCCGCAGCCTTCACCCTGCCCCTGAATTTTGATTCCAACGATTATCGCCTCTCCCGAATTGGCTATTGGCTCCAAGAAGCAAATATCTGGCAATTTCCAAGCAATGACATCAGAGAAATTATAATGCCAGTAAATTGTGATCTGGCCATGTTGTGGATAACCTCTTTTTTCAAAAAGGGGTATCCACTGGTTCATCTCATGTCTTATTTTGGCGGGTTTCTGGTTTGTTGTTCTGTTTATGCTATCTGCAGGGCATTGGATTTCTCAAAGAACTATAGCCTTATAGCTGTTTTGATCTGGCTTGGTATCCCCAATAGTGCCAGTCAGATGCTTACATCGCAGACCGACTTGTTTACCACCGGTTGTCTGATGGCTGGACTGTACTGTTTTTATCAGGCCATCAGACATAAAAAATATTCTTATTATGTATATGCTGGAATAGGTATAGGTCTATCAGTCGGGGCAAAAAGTACAGTGTTTTTGTGGGGACCGGGATTGCTGTTTCTCTGTCTTGCCATTATTGCAGGCAGGTTAAAGGTCTTACAGTGGAAGGTCTTTGGAAAAGGAATACTGTTGTTGGTGGCTTGTACTGTTTTGTCAGGAGGTTTTGTCTATGGACAAAATGCTATCCGTTTTCATAATTTCTTAGGGCCGAGTGAGGTTGTTGAGTCAATCGATGTCAGTCGTGACCCGGTTGTGAAAAAAGCCGGGGTGGGACAGAAAAGACATACAATGAGTAAAGTGTCTTTTGTTTACTTGAAAGCTCAGTCCTATTTGTGGCAGATTTTCGAGCCCAGTTCCAATTTAACAGTAATACGACCACTGACGGACAAGGCCTTTGATTTACTTGAGCAATCCATTTATAAGACGAATAAAACGCTCAAAGCTTCTTTTGTGTCGATGTTCAGGGCTGCTGCATCCTGGCTCCGCTCAAGCCAGCTTAGTGAAGACTATGTCTCCTTTGGATTTGTAGCTTTCTCTCTACTGCTTCTTGGTGGAAGCCTTGCTCTTTTCAGGTCATTTCTAGTAAGGGATACTCAATCGATTGCTGTCACCATCATTTTCATTTCTATTCTTCTCTATATGATGTTTTTTTGCTGGATTGTGGGGTGGACTGTTCATAGATACCGATATGCCGTTCTGGTGACACCATTCATTGCGATAACAGTGGTGTACTTTTTGTCTACCTGTTCAGCTACAAATATAAAATCTCTCCGTTATTTTACGGTCACCTTAACCTGTGCTGTTGTTCTTTATCAGGTGATGATGGCTTTGAATGTTGCAAGTAATAGCAGGTCTCATGGTTGGTTCGCTTTTCGTTTTCCTCATAAAGTACATAGCTATGTCTTTTATTGGCGTGATGCCAGGCATCTCACAGATAAGCTACCGGAGAAAGTTCATCGTTTGGGACTGGTTTTGGCAAAGGGTGCCTGGAAATCAATGTTCTATCGGACAGGGAGAAATATCTCATCATACACTATTCCGGTACAAGGAGATATTCACGCAAGTCATACTTTTTTAGAAAGCAGAAATGTTGACGCTTTAATTGCAAGGAACCTATCTTCAATAAGTGTAGAGGATAGCTTTAACCTCCTGCCGTCTTTGACGAATACTTATCAGGCGCTTATTCCTGTGAAAAAAAATGCAGAGCGCTCGGCATGGATTATTCCAAATGGCTCGTGGAGTGACGGATGGGTTAAATTGCGTGGGGCGGTCAGAGTTGGCAACTGGAAAAGTAATATCCTTTCTTTGGAAATTTGTAATCCGGCTCCTGTTGATGAGAAGATACTTTTCAGATCATCCGTTAAGGAGTATGAGATACTCGTCACCAGAAATAGTGAGTGTGAAAAAGTTGATATTTCTGTTAATGCTAATGACTATATAAGTTGGCATGTCGATCCAGGTTATCACCCTTGGAAAAACCCAGGTACAAGAGAGGTTCGATCCCTAGGGGTAAAAATTAAATTCCCAAAACCTGAGTGA